Proteins encoded together in one Gemmatimonadetes bacterium T265 window:
- the gyrA gene encoding DNA gyrase subunit A → MTAPNARERILPRLIDEEIKESFINYSMSVIVSRALPDVRDGLKPVQRRVLHAMNEIGLVPGRPYKKSATVVGDVLGKYHPHGDSSVYDALVRMVQEFSLRYPLVDGQGNFGSVDGDPAAAYRYTEAKLTRIATELLADIEKNTVNFAPNFDDRLTEPTVLPAAVPNLLVNGSSGIAVGMATNIPPHNLREVVAALHALIDDPELSTDTLRKHVRGPDFPTGAYIYGRQGIRDYIETGRGKVIMRARAVIEEKESANKSQIVVTELPYQVNKASLVKQIAELHREGKVEGISALRDESDRDGMRIVIELKRDAIPRVVLNQLYKHSTMQATFGVIMLALVPDTQTGRLVPKVMPVKTVLEHFVSHRHEVIVRRTQFELDKAVDREHILEGLKIAVDNIDAVIKIIRGAADTPVASAQLQRRFKLSEKQAEAILNLRLARLTGLAIEELEEELRGVRATIADLRDILASRPRRMRIMKEELGEIAAKYGDERRSEIIADEGEFSIEDLIAEEDMVVTISHSGYIKRTPVSTYRKQRRGGRGLSGQDLKDLDFIERLFIASTHDYIMIFTDDGRCYWLKVHEIPAAGRATRGKPIVNLINVGPETKIRSMVAVREFREDQYLFFATRNGTVKKTALSEYGNVRAAGVKAVKIEDGDELIDVQITSGANDVVLATKHGLSIRFPENEVRDMGRDTTGVKGITLRPEDKVVSLVVVRRGDATLLVTTTKGMGKVTDLSEYRVQGRGGKGILTLNRTERTGNIVATMEVMQDEEIMLITKNGVVIRSGVNEVRNTGRNAQGVNLVRLDANDELCAVARVVSEKEEEGEALADDPLVPDGLDDEDGVGANGAGPA, encoded by the coding sequence ATGACCGCACCCAACGCCCGCGAACGCATCCTCCCCCGTCTCATCGACGAGGAGATCAAGGAGTCGTTCATCAACTACTCGATGAGCGTCATCGTCTCGCGCGCCCTCCCGGACGTGCGCGACGGGCTCAAGCCGGTGCAGCGGCGCGTGCTCCACGCGATGAACGAGATCGGCCTCGTCCCCGGCCGCCCCTACAAGAAGAGCGCGACCGTCGTCGGCGACGTGCTCGGCAAGTACCACCCGCACGGCGACAGCTCCGTCTACGACGCGCTCGTGCGCATGGTGCAGGAGTTCTCCCTGCGCTACCCGCTCGTCGACGGGCAGGGGAACTTCGGCTCGGTCGACGGCGACCCCGCGGCGGCCTACCGGTACACCGAGGCCAAGCTCACGCGGATCGCGACCGAGCTGCTCGCGGACATCGAGAAGAACACGGTCAACTTCGCGCCCAACTTCGACGACCGGCTCACCGAGCCGACCGTGCTGCCGGCGGCGGTGCCAAACCTGCTCGTCAATGGGTCGTCGGGGATCGCGGTCGGGATGGCGACCAACATCCCGCCGCACAACCTGCGCGAGGTGGTCGCCGCGCTGCACGCGCTCATCGACGACCCCGAGCTCTCGACCGACACGCTGCGGAAGCACGTCCGCGGGCCTGACTTCCCGACCGGGGCCTACATCTACGGGCGCCAGGGCATCCGGGACTACATCGAGACCGGGCGCGGCAAGGTCATCATGCGCGCGCGCGCCGTCATCGAAGAGAAGGAGAGCGCGAACAAGTCGCAGATCGTCGTCACCGAGCTGCCCTACCAGGTCAACAAGGCGAGCCTCGTCAAGCAGATCGCCGAGCTGCACCGCGAGGGCAAGGTCGAGGGCATCTCGGCGCTGCGCGACGAGAGCGACCGCGACGGCATGCGCATCGTCATCGAGCTGAAGCGCGACGCCATCCCGCGCGTCGTGCTGAACCAGCTCTACAAGCACTCGACGATGCAGGCGACGTTCGGCGTGATCATGCTCGCGCTCGTCCCCGACACGCAGACGGGGCGGCTCGTGCCGAAGGTCATGCCGGTGAAGACCGTCCTCGAGCACTTCGTCTCGCACCGGCACGAAGTCATCGTGCGGCGCACGCAGTTCGAGCTCGACAAGGCCGTCGACCGCGAGCACATCCTCGAGGGGCTCAAGATCGCCGTCGACAACATCGACGCGGTGATCAAGATCATCCGGGGCGCGGCCGACACGCCGGTCGCGAGCGCGCAGCTGCAGCGCCGCTTCAAGCTCTCCGAGAAGCAGGCCGAGGCGATCCTCAACCTGCGCCTCGCCCGGCTCACCGGGCTCGCGATCGAAGAGTTGGAAGAGGAGCTGCGCGGCGTGCGCGCGACGATCGCCGACCTGCGCGACATCCTCGCGAGCCGGCCGCGCCGCATGCGCATCATGAAGGAGGAGCTCGGCGAGATCGCCGCGAAGTACGGCGACGAGCGCCGCAGCGAGATCATCGCCGACGAGGGCGAGTTCTCGATCGAGGACCTGATCGCCGAGGAGGACATGGTCGTGACCATCTCCCACTCGGGGTACATCAAGCGCACGCCCGTCAGCACCTACCGCAAGCAGCGCCGCGGCGGCCGCGGCCTGAGCGGGCAGGACCTCAAGGACCTCGACTTCATCGAGCGGCTCTTCATCGCGAGCACGCACGACTACATCATGATCTTCACGGACGACGGGCGCTGCTACTGGCTCAAGGTCCACGAGATCCCCGCCGCGGGCCGCGCGACGCGCGGCAAGCCGATCGTCAACCTCATTAACGTCGGCCCCGAGACGAAGATCCGCTCGATGGTCGCGGTGCGCGAGTTCCGCGAGGACCAGTACCTCTTCTTCGCGACCCGCAACGGGACCGTGAAGAAGACCGCGCTCTCCGAGTACGGCAACGTGCGCGCGGCGGGCGTCAAGGCGGTGAAGATCGAGGACGGCGACGAGCTGATCGACGTGCAGATCACGAGCGGCGCGAACGACGTCGTGCTCGCGACCAAGCACGGGCTGTCGATCCGCTTCCCGGAGAACGAGGTGCGCGACATGGGGCGCGACACCACCGGCGTGAAGGGGATCACGCTCCGCCCCGAGGACAAGGTCGTCTCGCTCGTCGTCGTGCGCCGCGGCGACGCGACCCTCCTCGTCACCACGACGAAGGGGATGGGCAAGGTCACCGACCTCTCCGAGTACCGCGTGCAGGGGCGCGGCGGGAAGGGCATCCTCACCCTCAACCGCACCGAGCGCACGGGCAACATCGTCGCGACGATGGAGGTCATGCAGGACGAGGAGATCATGCTGATCACGAAGAACGGCGTCGTGATCCGCTCGGGCGTCAACGAGGTGCGCAACACGGGGCGCAACGCGCAGGGCGTGAACCTCGTGCGGCTCGACGCGAACGACGAACTGTGCGCCGTGGCCCGCGTGGTCTCGGAGAAGGAGGAGGAGGGCGAGGCGCTCGCGGACGATCCGCTCGTCCCCGACGGCCTCGACGACGAGGACGGCGTGGGGGCGAACGGCGCCGGCCCGGCATAA
- a CDS encoding serine/threonine dehydratase, protein MAVAPAPPTVSSPSSSPPALVSLDALRAAQQRLRGVAVRTPLLPAEDALPAERLPADPAARVWVKPETLQRGGAFKLRGAYNFLAALDPADRARGVVAPSSGNHAQAVALAAQLFGVPATVVMPANAPEAKRRGAERLGARVVLVGPSSDERAARAAEIVAATGAVLVPPYDHPDIVAGQGTIGLEIAEELPDVRLVLVSVGGGGLLAGVATAVKALAPRARVVGVEPAATPKLSRARAAGRPVTLPYAGGMADGLLTTSVGALPFAHHDAYVDEVVAVSDDALPSTMRVLLDRLKLVVEPSGAVTLAALRLGLVAPAADGDTVCVLSGGNIEWDGLADVLGGHGA, encoded by the coding sequence ATGGCAGTCGCGCCTGCGCCCCCCACCGTGTCCTCGCCCTCCTCCTCACCGCCGGCCCTCGTCTCGCTCGACGCACTCCGGGCGGCACAGCAGCGACTCCGGGGCGTGGCCGTCCGCACGCCCCTGCTGCCGGCGGAGGACGCGCTCCCGGCGGAACGGCTGCCCGCGGACCCAGCCGCACGCGTGTGGGTGAAGCCCGAGACGCTCCAGCGCGGCGGGGCCTTCAAGCTGCGCGGCGCGTACAATTTCCTCGCCGCACTCGACCCCGCGGACCGCGCCCGCGGCGTCGTCGCGCCGTCGTCGGGCAACCACGCGCAGGCGGTCGCGCTCGCCGCGCAGCTCTTCGGCGTCCCCGCGACGGTGGTGATGCCGGCCAACGCGCCGGAGGCCAAGCGCCGCGGGGCCGAACGCCTCGGCGCGCGGGTCGTCCTCGTCGGGCCGAGTAGCGACGAGCGCGCGGCGCGCGCGGCCGAGATCGTCGCCGCGACGGGCGCGGTGCTCGTGCCGCCGTACGACCACCCGGACATCGTCGCGGGGCAGGGGACGATCGGGCTCGAGATCGCCGAGGAGTTGCCGGACGTGCGCCTCGTACTCGTGTCTGTGGGCGGCGGCGGGCTGCTCGCCGGGGTCGCGACCGCGGTGAAGGCGCTCGCGCCGCGGGCGCGTGTCGTCGGTGTCGAACCGGCCGCGACGCCCAAGCTCTCGCGCGCGCGCGCGGCGGGCCGCCCGGTCACGCTGCCGTACGCGGGCGGGATGGCCGACGGGCTGCTGACGACGAGCGTGGGGGCGCTGCCGTTCGCGCACCACGACGCGTATGTGGACGAGGTGGTCGCGGTCTCCGACGACGCGCTCCCGAGCACGATGCGGGTGCTGCTCGACCGCCTCAAGCTGGTGGTCGAGCCGAGCGGCGCGGTGACGCTCGCCGCGCTGCGCCTGGGGCTCGTCGCGCCCGCCGCGGACGGCGACACGGTGTGCGTGCTGAGCGGCGGCAACATCGAGTGGGACGGCCTCGCCGACGTCCTCGGCGGCCACGGTGCTTGA
- a CDS encoding CoA-binding protein, translating into MILAPAIGMTHAPSHAPAPPDAWRAHLLDTPAAIRTLLGRIHRIAVLGIKVPETGAPAYYVPAYAQRAGYEVIPVPVYYPDVTEVLGAPVYRRLADVPGSIDLVNVFRRPHDIPPHVDDILAARPKAVWFQLGIRNDPVAEQLAREGIDVVQDRCLLVEMQAIGR; encoded by the coding sequence ATGATCCTCGCACCAGCAATCGGCATGACCCACGCACCGTCCCACGCCCCCGCGCCCCCTGACGCCTGGCGCGCACACCTGCTCGACACGCCCGCCGCGATCCGCACCCTGCTCGGCCGGATCCACCGCATTGCCGTGCTGGGCATCAAGGTGCCCGAGACCGGCGCCCCCGCGTACTACGTCCCGGCGTACGCGCAGCGCGCCGGTTACGAGGTCATCCCCGTTCCGGTCTACTACCCCGACGTGACCGAGGTCCTCGGCGCCCCCGTCTATCGGCGGCTCGCGGACGTGCCAGGATCCATCGACCTCGTGAACGTGTTCCGGCGCCCGCACGACATCCCGCCGCACGTGGACGACATCCTCGCCGCGCGGCCCAAGGCCGTGTGGTTCCAACTCGGGATCCGGAACGACCCGGTGGCTGAGCAGCTCGCGCGCGAGGGAATCGACGTCGTGCAGGACCGGTGTCTGTTGGTCGAGATGCAGGCGATCGGGCGGTAG
- the lys1 gene encoding saccharopine dehydrogenase has protein sequence MRMLVLGAGLQGSACAYDLLQSADVTEVRLADVRVAQLPPFLAPYTDPARVGAGRPRLIPTPFDARDGEAVRALMRGVDAAMSALPYYFNFEMARAAADVGVHFCDLGGNTEIVEQQRGLAPQMVASGKSIVPDCGLAPGMVNILAQYGIDLIERDGARVTSVRIFVGGLPERPEPPLNYQIVYSLEGVLDYYTTRSWVVRDGRRAQVDALSEVERVDIPGVGELEAFHTAGGLSTMAERYEGRIPTMEYKTLRYPGHARIMEAVRALGFLELDAVDVKGQRIVPRDVAVAVMGPRLRKPASPDLVAVRVVVEGEDDAGSVSRAWELVDRYDAERGISAMMRATGYSLSITAQLQARGEIRPGVWTPDECIPPELYVAELARRGVVIHATSADRRVAAPDRRAHDDRRASAATS, from the coding sequence ATGCGCATGCTCGTCCTCGGGGCGGGGCTGCAGGGGTCCGCCTGCGCCTACGACCTGCTGCAGAGTGCCGACGTGACCGAGGTGCGGCTTGCCGACGTGCGCGTCGCGCAGCTGCCCCCGTTTCTGGCCCCGTACACCGACCCCGCCCGGGTCGGCGCGGGGCGGCCGCGACTCATTCCGACGCCCTTCGACGCGCGCGACGGCGAGGCCGTGCGCGCCCTCATGCGCGGGGTCGACGCGGCGATGAGCGCGCTCCCGTACTACTTCAACTTCGAGATGGCGCGCGCCGCCGCCGACGTCGGCGTGCACTTCTGCGACCTCGGCGGCAACACCGAGATCGTCGAGCAGCAGCGCGGGCTCGCGCCGCAGATGGTCGCGTCGGGCAAGTCGATCGTCCCGGACTGCGGGCTCGCGCCCGGCATGGTGAACATCCTCGCGCAGTACGGGATCGACCTCATCGAGCGGGACGGGGCGCGGGTGACGTCGGTGCGGATCTTTGTCGGCGGATTACCGGAGCGCCCGGAGCCGCCGCTCAACTACCAGATCGTCTACTCGCTCGAGGGCGTGCTCGACTATTACACGACGCGCTCGTGGGTCGTGCGCGACGGGCGGCGTGCGCAGGTGGACGCGCTCTCCGAGGTCGAGCGCGTGGACATTCCTGGGGTCGGCGAGCTGGAAGCGTTCCACACCGCGGGCGGCCTGTCGACGATGGCCGAGCGGTACGAGGGGCGGATCCCGACGATGGAGTACAAGACGCTGCGGTACCCCGGGCACGCGCGGATCATGGAGGCGGTGCGCGCGCTCGGCTTCCTCGAACTCGACGCGGTCGACGTCAAGGGGCAGCGCATCGTGCCGCGCGACGTCGCGGTGGCAGTGATGGGGCCGCGGCTGCGCAAGCCGGCGTCGCCCGACCTCGTCGCGGTGCGCGTGGTGGTTGAGGGGGAGGACGACGCGGGCTCCGTCTCGCGCGCGTGGGAGCTCGTCGACCGGTACGACGCCGAGCGCGGGATCTCGGCGATGATGCGCGCGACGGGCTACTCGCTCTCGATCACGGCGCAGCTGCAGGCCCGCGGCGAGATCCGCCCCGGCGTGTGGACGCCCGACGAGTGCATCCCGCCGGAGCTTTACGTCGCGGAGCTCGCGCGGCGCGGCGTCGTGATCCACGCGACGAGCGCGGACCGGCGCGTCGCGGCGCCCGACCGGCGCGCGCACGACGACCGGCGCGCCTCCGCGGCTACCTCGTGA
- a CDS encoding membrane protein — MDVFRGLTVAGMLLVNDPGSWEHIYPPLEHAEWHGWTPTDLIFPFFLFIVGITTQLSLGARRAAGADDAAITRQILRRGALIFLFGLLLNWFPFLQWGELKGVPDPNVLQRVLYRLEHLRVMGVLQRIGLAYAAAGLLTLRTSLKQQVVILAALLYGYWWAMTLLPVPGSGGVQGLFVLGRPGLTLDAWVDRTLLTPDHLWVGGNRVRDPEGLLSTIPAVGTAMFGNFAGRWIGQRARPLAERINGLYAAGALGMMGGLMWNWVFPINKSLWTSSYALFTAGMACVALATCMWLVDAQRVTAWTRPFAIYGTNPMIAFAGSGVMARCLYSIFHVQLHGERTNLVEAFYQTALLPWLAPRDASLVFALLFVGFWYVVLAWCWKKKIVFRV, encoded by the coding sequence TTGGACGTTTTCCGCGGACTCACCGTTGCGGGCATGCTCCTCGTCAACGACCCGGGGTCGTGGGAGCACATCTACCCGCCGCTCGAGCACGCGGAGTGGCACGGGTGGACGCCGACGGACCTGATCTTCCCCTTCTTCCTCTTCATCGTCGGCATCACGACCCAGCTCTCGCTCGGCGCGCGCCGCGCCGCGGGGGCGGACGACGCGGCGATCACGCGGCAGATCCTCCGCCGCGGCGCGCTAATCTTCCTCTTCGGCCTCCTGCTCAACTGGTTCCCGTTCCTGCAGTGGGGGGAGCTGAAGGGGGTCCCCGACCCGAACGTGCTGCAGCGCGTGCTCTACCGCCTGGAGCACCTCCGCGTCATGGGCGTGCTGCAGCGCATCGGGCTCGCGTACGCGGCGGCGGGGCTGCTCACGCTGCGCACGTCGCTCAAGCAGCAGGTCGTGATCCTCGCGGCGCTGCTCTACGGCTACTGGTGGGCGATGACGCTGCTGCCGGTGCCGGGGTCGGGGGGCGTGCAGGGGCTGTTCGTGTTAGGCCGCCCGGGACTCACGCTCGACGCGTGGGTGGACCGCACGCTGCTCACGCCCGACCACCTGTGGGTCGGCGGCAACCGGGTGCGCGACCCGGAGGGGCTGCTCTCGACGATCCCGGCGGTCGGGACGGCGATGTTCGGTAACTTCGCGGGGCGCTGGATCGGGCAGCGCGCGCGCCCGCTCGCGGAGCGCATCAACGGCCTCTACGCGGCCGGCGCGCTCGGCATGATGGGCGGGCTGATGTGGAACTGGGTGTTCCCGATCAACAAGTCGCTCTGGACGAGTTCCTACGCGCTGTTCACCGCGGGGATGGCGTGCGTCGCGCTGGCGACGTGCATGTGGCTCGTCGACGCGCAGCGGGTGACGGCGTGGACGCGGCCGTTCGCGATCTACGGCACGAACCCGATGATCGCGTTCGCGGGGTCGGGGGTCATGGCGCGCTGTCTCTACTCGATCTTCCACGTCCAGCTGCACGGGGAGCGGACGAATCTGGTCGAGGCGTTCTATCAGACGGCGCTCCTGCCGTGGCTCGCGCCGCGGGATGCGTCGTTGGTGTTCGCGTTGTTGTTCGTCGGGTTTTGGTATGTCGTGCTGGCGTGGTGCTGGAAGAAGAAGATTGTGTTTCGGGTGTGA
- a CDS encoding amino acid transporter, with product MTAPVRLRRTLTTRAVVFLLFFTVSGGAFTTEALVADVGPGLALLLLAVVPVLWSVPEALLIGELASMLPEEGGYYQWVRRAFGPFWAFQNGWCTWLYSLVDMAIYPVLFTQYLAWFAPGLPSWAVWAVRLAVIWGATAINLRGALRVGRVSTWAGYFVIATFGAIGVAAFATGHARGTLHAPWAPFAKGGTAPLAGLGVGLSVAMWNYFGWDNASTVLGEVEDAGRAYPRALAVAVPLVAAGYFVPLLPTLAASDWTTWKEGAWPAIARATGGAAGPALAAAVAVAGMVSALALYNALLLAFSRVPLVLAGDGLLPEALARVDARGTPRTAVLVAAALYSLFTVLPFAQLVVADALLYALAMFLEFGALVRLRRREPGLRGPFRIPLGTAGVAALALLPAFVFVAATGYSIAGGEIGATAVLGSFAAVALGPVVYTWAARRRSSPVRAA from the coding sequence TTGACCGCTCCCGTCCGGCTCCGCCGCACGCTCACGACGCGCGCCGTCGTCTTCCTGCTCTTCTTCACCGTCTCGGGGGGCGCGTTCACCACCGAGGCGCTCGTCGCCGACGTCGGGCCGGGGCTCGCGCTCCTGCTGCTCGCCGTCGTGCCCGTGCTGTGGAGCGTGCCCGAGGCGCTCCTGATCGGCGAACTCGCGAGCATGCTGCCCGAGGAGGGCGGCTACTACCAGTGGGTGCGGCGCGCGTTCGGACCGTTCTGGGCGTTCCAGAACGGGTGGTGCACGTGGCTGTACTCGCTCGTCGACATGGCGATCTACCCGGTGCTGTTCACGCAGTACCTCGCGTGGTTCGCGCCGGGGCTGCCGTCGTGGGCCGTGTGGGCGGTGCGCCTGGCCGTGATCTGGGGCGCGACGGCGATCAACCTGCGCGGCGCGCTCCGCGTCGGGCGGGTGAGCACCTGGGCGGGGTACTTCGTGATCGCCACGTTCGGCGCGATCGGCGTCGCGGCGTTCGCGACCGGGCACGCGCGCGGGACGCTGCACGCGCCGTGGGCGCCGTTCGCCAAGGGTGGGACCGCGCCACTCGCCGGGCTCGGCGTCGGCCTTTCGGTCGCGATGTGGAACTATTTCGGGTGGGACAACGCGAGCACCGTCCTCGGCGAGGTCGAGGACGCGGGGCGCGCCTACCCGCGCGCGCTCGCGGTCGCGGTGCCGCTCGTCGCGGCGGGCTACTTCGTGCCGCTGCTCCCCACGCTCGCGGCGTCGGACTGGACGACGTGGAAGGAGGGCGCGTGGCCCGCGATCGCGCGCGCCACGGGAGGCGCGGCCGGCCCGGCGCTCGCCGCGGCGGTCGCGGTCGCGGGGATGGTGAGCGCGCTCGCGCTCTACAACGCGCTGCTGCTCGCCTTCAGCCGCGTCCCGCTCGTGCTCGCCGGCGACGGGTTGCTCCCCGAGGCGCTCGCGCGGGTCGACGCGCGCGGGACGCCGCGGACCGCGGTGCTCGTCGCGGCCGCGCTCTACTCGCTGTTCACCGTGCTGCCGTTCGCGCAGCTCGTCGTCGCGGACGCGCTGCTCTACGCGCTCGCGATGTTCCTCGAGTTCGGCGCGCTGGTTCGGCTCCGGCGCCGCGAGCCCGGGCTACGCGGCCCGTTCCGGATCCCGTTAGGCACGGCCGGGGTGGCCGCGCTCGCGCTGCTGCCCGCGTTCGTCTTCGTCGCCGCGACCGGCTACTCGATCGCGGGCGGGGAGATCGGCGCGACCGCGGTGCTCGGCTCGTTCGCCGCGGTCGCGCTCGGGCCCGTCGTCTACACCTGGGCGGCGCGCCGGCGCTCCTCGCCCGTGCGGGCCGCCTGA
- the leuS gene encoding leucine--tRNA ligase, with protein sequence MTVPTAPASAPEPPAPAAGASEPDRYDPAAIEATWQRRWQERGTNHTDLAASDPARPPFYQLMMFPYPSAEGLHVGNLFAFTGADIQGRFLRQQGRTVFEPLGFDAFGIHSENYALKVGAHPMTMTPRNVANFRRQLERAGLMVDWRYSVDTSQPDYYKWTQWVFLQLHKQGLAYKKKAAVNWCPFDKTVLANEQVIDGRCERCGTPVEQRLLEQWFFRISDYAGKLLDDLDWLDWSETTKTAQRNWIGRSAGAQVDFAIGTPDGDKVTTVFTTRVDTIFGATYLVLAPEHPLVEAVTTDAQREAVDRYRVATRLQDVVSRKIDKEKSGVFTGAYATNPATGAPIPVWIADYVLMEYGTGAIMAVPAHDARDLEFAEKFALPVVQVVEDVGADARLVRSAPFDGLTVEEGKRAIVAWLAERGAARATTNYRLHDWCISRQRYWGPPIPIVYCAHCGTVPVPESQLPVVLPYLEDFKPDDSGVSPLARDATWYHVACPTCGGDARRETDVSDTFLDSAWYFLRYPSADCATVPFDRERTRTWLPVDSYIGGNEHAVLHLLYARFVTMALKDAGHVDFDEPFRKFRAHGLIVRDGAKMSKSKGNVINPDEIIAQYGADAFRTYLMFLGPYEEGGDYRTGGISGVRRFLDRLYNSAREMTAEGAPDREVLRKLHQTIKKVGDDVARLSYNTAIAAMMSYTNVLRQGERVPHRDEVLPLVQLVAPFAPHLAEELWARAHAGGPLGGADGPSVFDSGWPLYDPALAAEDAATVAVQVNGKTRGTVQLPKDATQEQAVAAAMAEAGIAKFVTAAGREPRKVIFVAGRLLNLVV encoded by the coding sequence ATGACTGTCCCGACCGCCCCCGCTTCCGCCCCGGAGCCCCCCGCGCCCGCCGCCGGCGCGTCCGAGCCCGACCGCTACGACCCCGCCGCGATCGAGGCCACGTGGCAGCGCCGCTGGCAGGAGCGCGGCACCAACCACACCGACCTCGCCGCGTCCGACCCCGCGCGGCCGCCCTTTTACCAGCTGATGATGTTCCCCTACCCGTCGGCCGAGGGGCTGCACGTGGGGAACCTGTTCGCGTTCACGGGCGCCGACATCCAGGGGCGCTTCCTGCGGCAGCAGGGGCGGACCGTCTTCGAGCCGTTAGGCTTCGACGCGTTCGGCATCCACTCGGAGAACTACGCGCTCAAGGTCGGCGCGCACCCGATGACGATGACCCCGCGCAACGTCGCCAACTTCCGGCGGCAGCTCGAGCGCGCGGGGCTGATGGTCGACTGGCGCTACTCGGTCGACACGTCGCAGCCCGACTATTACAAGTGGACGCAGTGGGTCTTCCTGCAGCTCCACAAGCAGGGACTCGCGTACAAGAAGAAGGCGGCGGTCAACTGGTGCCCGTTCGACAAGACCGTGCTCGCCAACGAGCAGGTGATCGACGGCCGCTGCGAGCGGTGCGGCACGCCCGTGGAGCAGCGCCTCCTCGAGCAGTGGTTCTTCCGGATCTCGGACTACGCGGGCAAGTTGCTCGACGACCTCGACTGGCTGGACTGGAGCGAGACCACCAAGACCGCGCAGCGGAACTGGATCGGGCGCTCGGCCGGCGCGCAGGTCGACTTCGCGATCGGGACGCCGGACGGCGACAAGGTGACGACGGTGTTCACGACGCGCGTCGACACGATCTTCGGCGCGACGTACCTCGTGCTCGCCCCCGAGCACCCGCTCGTCGAGGCGGTGACGACCGACGCGCAGCGCGAGGCGGTCGACCGCTACCGCGTCGCGACGCGGCTCCAGGACGTCGTCAGCCGCAAGATCGACAAGGAGAAGTCGGGCGTCTTCACCGGCGCGTACGCGACCAACCCGGCCACGGGCGCGCCGATCCCGGTGTGGATCGCCGACTACGTGCTGATGGAGTACGGCACGGGCGCGATCATGGCCGTGCCCGCGCACGACGCCCGGGACCTCGAGTTCGCGGAGAAGTTCGCGCTCCCGGTCGTGCAGGTGGTCGAGGACGTGGGCGCCGACGCGCGCCTCGTCCGGTCGGCGCCGTTCGACGGCCTCACGGTCGAGGAGGGGAAGCGGGCGATCGTCGCGTGGCTGGCCGAACGCGGCGCGGCACGCGCGACCACGAACTACCGGCTGCACGACTGGTGCATCTCGCGGCAGCGCTACTGGGGGCCGCCGATCCCGATCGTCTACTGCGCGCACTGCGGCACGGTGCCGGTGCCCGAGTCGCAGCTGCCGGTGGTGCTGCCCTACCTCGAGGACTTCAAGCCCGACGACTCGGGCGTGAGCCCGCTCGCGCGCGACGCGACGTGGTACCACGTCGCGTGCCCGACCTGCGGCGGCGACGCGCGGCGCGAGACGGACGTGAGCGACACGTTCCTCGACAGCGCGTGGTACTTCCTGCGCTACCCGAGCGCGGACTGCGCGACGGTGCCGTTCGACCGCGAGCGCACGCGGACGTGGCTCCCGGTCGACAGCTACATCGGCGGCAACGAGCACGCGGTGCTGCACCTGCTCTACGCGCGCTTCGTGACCATGGCGTTGAAGGACGCGGGGCACGTCGACTTCGACGAGCCGTTCCGGAAGTTCCGCGCCCACGGGCTGATCGTGCGCGACGGCGCCAAGATGTCGAAGTCGAAGGGGAATGTGATCAACCCCGACGAGATCATCGCGCAGTACGGGGCCGACGCCTTCCGCACGTACCTGATGTTCCTCGGGCCCTACGAGGAGGGCGGCGACTACCGCACGGGCGGCATCTCGGGCGTGCGGCGCTTCCTCGACCGGCTCTACAACAGCGCGCGCGAGATGACCGCCGAGGGCGCGCCCGACCGCGAGGTGCTGCGCAAGCTGCACCAGACGATCAAGAAGGTGGGAGACGACGTCGCCCGGCTGTCGTACAACACGGCGATCGCGGCGATGATGAGCTACACGAACGTGCTGCGGCAGGGCGAGCGCGTGCCGCACCGCGACGAGGTGCTCCCGTTAGTCCAGCTCGTCGCGCCGTTCGCGCCGCACCTCGCGGAGGAGTTGTGGGCGCGCGCGCACGCGGGCGGGCCGCTCGGCGGCGCGGACGGGCCGAGCGTGTTCGACAGCGGCTGGCCGCTGTACGACCCCGCGCTCGCGGCGGAGGACGCGGCGACGGTGGCCGTGCAGGTGAACGGCAAGACGCGGGGGACGGTGCAGCTGCCCAAGGACGCGACACAGGAGCAGGCGGTCGCGGCGGCGATGGCGGAGGCCGGGATCGCGAAGTTCGTGACGGCCGCAGGCCGGGAGCCGCGGAAGGTGATCTTCGTCGCGGGGCGGTTGCTCAACCTCGTGGTGTGA